Genomic segment of Deinococcus apachensis DSM 19763:
GAAGGGAGTCATCGGGCGACTCCGGGAGACAGGGGCAGGAGGCGGAAGGCCAAGGGCCAGCAAAAGCCCACGCTTCGGACAGCCATCCGCCTTCTGCTTTCTGCCATCGGCCCTCTCAAAGAATGCTCTCCAGCACCCGCTCCATGTGCGCCTCGACAGCCCGCGGGGCCTCGACCGAGCGCAGCGCCGCGTCAGGATCCTTCAGGCCGTTGCCGGTCAGCACGGCGATGACTGTCTGGCCCGGCTCCAGCCTCCCGGCCGCATGCAACTTCAGCAGTCCCGCAATCGGGGTGGCACTCGCCGGTTCGCAGAATACGCCCTCGGCGGCCACCAGGTTGTAGGCATGCATGATTTCCTCGTCGGAGGCCATGTCGAAGAGGCCCCCCGACTCGCGCACGGCGGCCCGGGCCAGGTCCGCACTCGCCGGGTTCCCAATGCGGATGGCGGTGGCGAGGGTCTGCGGCTCGTCCACGATGGCGTCCCGCACGAAGGGGGCCGCCCCCTCGGCCTGGAAGCCCCACATTCGGGGAAGGTTGCCGCTCTTTCCGGCCTCCCGGTACTCCCGGAAGCCCATCCAGTACGCGCTGATGTTCCCCGCGTTGCCCACCGGGATGGCGAGGAGGTCCGGTGCCCCGCCCAGCACGTCCACGATCTCGAAGGCGCCCGTCTTCTGCCCCTGGAGGCGGTAGGGATTGACCGAATTCACGAGGGCGATGGGATGCTCGGCGCTGATCTGCCGTACGAGTTTCAGCGCGGCGTCGAAGTTCCCGTTGATCGCCACGATCCTCGCCCCGTATGCCAACGCCTGCGCGAGCTTGCCTAGGGCGATGTTCCCGTCGGGAATCAGGACGATGCACTTCAACCCGGCGCGGGCGGCGTAAGCGGCGGCGGCGGCACTGGTATTCCCGGTGCTCGCGCAGATGATCGTGTCCGCCCCATCCTCGACTGCCTTGGCAACCGCCATCACCATGCCCCGGTCCTTGAAGCTGCCAGTGGGGTTGAGCCCCT
This window contains:
- the thrC gene encoding threonine synthase: MPGLIERYREYLPVTDRTPPLTLHEGNTPLIPAPKLSKRLGVDLYLKYEGLNPTGSFKDRGMVMAVAKAVEDGADTIICASTGNTSAAAAAYAARAGLKCIVLIPDGNIALGKLAQALAYGARIVAINGNFDAALKLVRQISAEHPIALVNSVNPYRLQGQKTGAFEIVDVLGGAPDLLAIPVGNAGNISAYWMGFREYREAGKSGNLPRMWGFQAEGAAPFVRDAIVDEPQTLATAIRIGNPASADLARAAVRESGGLFDMASDEEIMHAYNLVAAEGVFCEPASATPIAGLLKLHAAGRLEPGQTVIAVLTGNGLKDPDAALRSVEAPRAVEAHMERVLESIL